Proteins encoded in a region of the Massilia sp. UMI-21 genome:
- a CDS encoding acyltransferase: protein MNDADNSLSQRIALLRFLMIFGIVLLHTPPYVPIAEVANNPFDLFKAFFQHAVFRTTVPVLTCISGFLLFRAGLDLNPAKLARKKFRTIVVPFLVFNLGLLAVALTLQQGLGVTLSNDMVPKDGKGWLDAGFGLTSAPINYPLNFLRDLVALMIAAPLLGWLLRHAPYHGLGIVVLIYQFNLDASFVLRDVMWPVFYVGGLAAVRGWNLRALDRYAPLCLALFLGLCAYVIAFRIANTNILRMVAPVLIWPAASLLLPTAFGRWLGKMSKFSFFVFLAHAPVLLAISIVYKSFAAHVPYPLYWVLSPVLTTALLVLIHMLAMRTMPGVFSFMIGTKAAPYQKQPAPLFQQT from the coding sequence ATGAATGATGCCGACAATTCTTTAAGCCAGCGTATCGCGCTTCTACGCTTTTTGATGATCTTCGGTATCGTGCTCTTGCATACTCCTCCGTACGTGCCAATCGCGGAAGTTGCAAACAATCCGTTCGACCTGTTCAAGGCATTCTTTCAGCACGCGGTCTTTCGCACGACGGTGCCGGTGTTGACCTGCATCTCTGGTTTCCTGCTATTTCGCGCCGGTCTTGATCTCAACCCGGCAAAGTTGGCACGCAAGAAATTTCGCACCATTGTCGTACCTTTTCTTGTCTTCAATCTAGGGCTGCTGGCCGTGGCGCTGACATTGCAGCAAGGACTGGGGGTAACACTCTCCAACGACATGGTTCCGAAAGACGGCAAAGGCTGGCTGGACGCCGGCTTTGGCTTGACCAGCGCCCCCATCAACTATCCTCTGAACTTCCTGCGCGATCTGGTGGCACTCATGATTGCAGCGCCGCTGCTTGGCTGGCTGCTGCGTCACGCGCCCTACCACGGGTTAGGGATCGTGGTCTTGATCTACCAATTTAATCTGGACGCTTCCTTCGTCCTGCGCGACGTGATGTGGCCAGTGTTTTATGTTGGAGGGCTGGCTGCGGTGCGAGGATGGAATCTGCGCGCGCTCGACCGCTACGCGCCACTGTGCCTGGCGCTGTTCCTGGGGCTATGCGCCTATGTCATCGCCTTCCGCATCGCCAATACAAATATCCTGCGCATGGTTGCGCCGGTGCTGATCTGGCCGGCTGCGTCCTTGCTGCTGCCAACCGCTTTCGGCCGCTGGTTGGGCAAAATGAGCAAATTCAGCTTTTTCGTGTTCCTGGCCCATGCACCAGTGCTGCTGGCGATATCGATCGTTTACAAATCGTTCGCAGCACATGTTCCGTATCCGCTCTATTGGGTGCTGTCCCCGGTGCTGACAACGGCATTGCTTGTGCTCATCCATATGCTGGCCATGCGGACGATGCCAGGTGTGTTCAGCTTCATGATCGGTACCAAGGCAGCGCCCTACCAAAAACAGCCAGCCCCCCTCTTCCAACAAACCTGA
- a CDS encoding M13 family peptidase produces MKRILLSTLTLSLAAAFANAADNSTAASAKPVAAPISGVDTQFIDTSVRPQDDFFTYLNGKWLKETEIPSDKASWGTFMKLRDDTTPQIKAIIEAAQADKSAKLGSETQKIGDLYASYMDEARREALGTKPLAGELRKIRTLKDKKGLPQLVAHLSKIGVSTPYGIYVSQDMRNSTEHVVYISQSGLGMPDRDYYLKLDDAKLAEVRAKYLKHVEQTLALAGEKDAAAQAKAIVDFETELAKVQWTRVENRDPVKRYNKMSVAELGKLAPGYDWNAALAAAGVGNKLDTIIVNQPSYFKGLNEVLAKTELSTLKSYFEWQLLREFSPLLSKAFVAQSFSFYGTALSGVSEQAPLWKRGVGAVESALGEAVGKLYVKEHFPAERKARMEELVKNLIVAYGQSIDNLEWMSPETKKEARAKLAKFTPKIGYPDKWRDYAKLSIKRDDLVGNAMRTANFKYNYNLNKLGKPVDRTEWGMTPQTVNAYYRSTTNEIVFPAAILQPPFFDMRADDAVNYGAIGAVIGHEIGHGFDDKGSQSDGDGNLRNWWTEQDRSAFKTRTDRLVKQFNGFSPLPGYNVNGELTLGENIGDNAGLSIAYKAYKLSLKGQPAPVIDGLTGDQRFFMGFGQVWRSKMREAQQINQVKTDPHSPGQFRANGTVMNMPEFYEAFDVKPGDKMYLAPQERVIIW; encoded by the coding sequence GTGAAGCGAATCCTTTTGAGCACCCTGACGCTGTCCCTGGCGGCAGCCTTTGCCAATGCGGCGGACAATTCGACCGCCGCCAGCGCCAAGCCGGTCGCCGCGCCAATCTCGGGCGTCGACACCCAGTTCATCGACACCAGTGTGCGTCCGCAGGACGACTTCTTCACCTACCTGAACGGCAAGTGGCTGAAAGAGACCGAGATCCCGAGCGACAAGGCCAGCTGGGGCACCTTCATGAAACTGCGCGACGACACCACGCCGCAGATCAAGGCCATCATCGAAGCCGCCCAGGCCGACAAGTCGGCCAAGCTTGGCTCCGAAACCCAGAAGATCGGCGACCTGTACGCCAGCTACATGGATGAAGCACGCCGCGAAGCCCTGGGCACCAAGCCGCTCGCCGGCGAACTGCGCAAGATCCGCACCCTGAAGGACAAGAAGGGCCTGCCGCAACTGGTGGCCCACCTGTCGAAGATCGGCGTATCGACCCCGTATGGCATCTACGTCAGCCAGGACATGCGCAATTCGACCGAGCATGTCGTGTACATCTCGCAAAGCGGCCTCGGTATGCCGGACCGCGACTACTACCTGAAGCTCGATGACGCCAAGCTGGCCGAGGTCCGCGCCAAGTATCTGAAGCACGTCGAGCAGACCCTGGCGCTGGCCGGCGAGAAGGATGCCGCGGCCCAGGCCAAGGCCATCGTCGATTTCGAAACCGAGCTGGCCAAGGTGCAGTGGACCCGCGTCGAGAACCGTGACCCGGTCAAGCGCTACAACAAGATGAGCGTGGCCGAGCTGGGCAAGCTGGCGCCGGGCTATGACTGGAACGCGGCCCTGGCCGCGGCCGGCGTCGGCAACAAGCTCGACACCATCATCGTCAACCAGCCGAGCTACTTCAAGGGCCTGAACGAGGTGCTGGCCAAGACCGAGCTGTCGACCCTGAAGTCCTACTTCGAGTGGCAGCTGCTGCGTGAATTCTCGCCGCTGCTGTCGAAAGCCTTCGTCGCACAGAGCTTCTCCTTCTATGGCACCGCACTGAGCGGCGTCTCGGAGCAGGCGCCGCTGTGGAAACGCGGCGTCGGCGCGGTCGAGAGCGCGCTGGGCGAGGCGGTCGGCAAGCTGTACGTGAAAGAGCACTTCCCGGCCGAGCGCAAGGCGCGCATGGAAGAGCTGGTGAAGAACCTGATTGTCGCCTACGGCCAGTCGATCGACAACCTGGAGTGGATGAGCCCGGAGACCAAGAAGGAAGCCCGCGCCAAGCTGGCCAAGTTCACGCCGAAGATCGGCTATCCGGACAAGTGGCGCGACTATGCGAAGCTGAGCATCAAGCGTGACGACCTGGTCGGCAACGCGATGCGCACCGCGAATTTCAAGTACAACTACAACCTGAACAAGCTGGGCAAGCCGGTCGACCGCACCGAGTGGGGCATGACCCCGCAGACGGTCAACGCCTACTACCGCAGCACGACCAACGAGATCGTGTTCCCGGCCGCGATCCTGCAGCCGCCGTTCTTCGACATGCGCGCCGACGACGCGGTCAACTACGGCGCCATCGGCGCCGTGATCGGCCACGAGATCGGCCACGGCTTCGACGACAAGGGCAGCCAGTCGGACGGCGACGGCAACCTGCGCAACTGGTGGACCGAACAGGACCGCTCGGCCTTCAAGACCCGCACCGACAGGCTGGTCAAGCAGTTCAACGGCTTCTCGCCGCTGCCGGGCTACAACGTCAACGGCGAGCTGACCCTCGGCGAGAACATCGGCGACAACGCCGGCCTGTCGATCGCCTATAAGGCCTACAAGCTGTCGCTCAAGGGCCAACCGGCTCCGGTGATCGACGGCCTGACCGGCGACCAGCGCTTCTTCATGGGCTTCGGCCAGGTGTGGCGCTCGAAGATGCGCGAAGCCCAGCAGATCAACCAGGTCAAGACCGACCCGCACTCGCCGGGTCAGTTCCGCGCCAACGGCACCGTGATGAACATGCCCGAGTTCTACGAGGCTTTCGACGTCAAGCCGGGCGACAAGATGTACCTGGCGCCGCAGGAACGCGTGATCATCTGGTAA
- a CDS encoding S41 family peptidase produces MGSTFKNSCFVGLGAIAGVAITMQFSALAQKPVEAGMPLAELRQLADVYGVIKSTYVEPVEDKALLSQAISGMVASLDPHSAYLDPRAYRELREGTEGRFVGLGIEISESEDGYIEIVAPIEDSPAWHAGIKEGDLITQIDGHPVQGLPIDEAIKRMRGEPGTRVTLTVLRKASAAPLRFTIARSEIIQKSVKARMVEPGYAWLRIAQFQEPTVDDMAAKLQALYRANPDMKGLVLDLRNDPGGLLQGAIGVAAAFLPKDAEIVSTHGQLLEQRQRFYGRPEFYMLRSGADPLASLPPAFKKLPMVVLVNTGSASASEIVAGALQDYKRATILGSQTFGKGSVQTIRPIGHDAAVKLTTARYYTPAGRSIQARGIVPDVPVDETLDGDGLNALRMREADLERHLSNDRDKEAAARQEDIEEQMRLWAEARERKPLDYGSADDFQLAQALRHLKGEKVQLSRRAGAADTTLAQHAR; encoded by the coding sequence ATGGGCTCCACTTTCAAGAATTCCTGTTTCGTCGGCCTGGGCGCCATCGCCGGGGTCGCCATCACCATGCAGTTTTCGGCACTGGCCCAGAAGCCGGTCGAGGCCGGCATGCCGCTGGCCGAACTGCGCCAGCTGGCCGATGTCTACGGTGTCATCAAGTCCACCTATGTCGAGCCGGTCGAGGACAAGGCCCTGCTGTCGCAGGCGATTTCCGGCATGGTGGCCTCGCTCGACCCGCACTCGGCCTACCTCGACCCGCGCGCCTACCGCGAGCTGCGCGAAGGCACCGAAGGGCGGTTCGTGGGCCTGGGCATCGAGATTTCCGAAAGCGAGGACGGCTACATCGAGATCGTCGCCCCCATCGAGGATTCTCCCGCCTGGCATGCCGGCATCAAGGAGGGCGACCTGATCACCCAGATCGACGGCCACCCGGTGCAGGGCCTGCCGATCGACGAAGCGATCAAGCGCATGCGCGGCGAGCCCGGCACCCGGGTCACGCTCACCGTCCTGCGCAAGGCAAGTGCCGCGCCGCTGCGCTTCACCATCGCGCGCAGCGAAATCATCCAGAAGAGCGTCAAGGCCCGGATGGTCGAGCCGGGCTACGCCTGGCTGCGCATCGCGCAGTTCCAGGAACCGACCGTGGACGACATGGCGGCCAAGCTGCAGGCCCTGTACCGCGCCAATCCCGACATGAAAGGCCTGGTGCTCGACCTGCGCAACGACCCGGGCGGCCTGCTGCAGGGTGCGATCGGCGTGGCCGCGGCCTTCCTGCCGAAAGACGCCGAAATCGTCTCGACGCATGGCCAGTTGCTTGAACAGCGCCAGCGCTTCTACGGCCGCCCCGAGTTCTACATGCTGCGCAGCGGCGCCGATCCGCTCGCCAGCCTGCCGCCGGCCTTCAAGAAGCTGCCGATGGTGGTGCTGGTCAACACCGGCTCGGCCTCGGCGTCCGAGATCGTGGCCGGCGCCCTGCAGGACTACAAGCGCGCCACCATCCTGGGCAGCCAGACCTTCGGCAAGGGCTCGGTCCAGACCATCCGCCCGATCGGCCACGACGCCGCCGTCAAGCTGACCACGGCGCGCTACTACACCCCGGCCGGGCGCTCGATCCAGGCGCGCGGCATCGTGCCCGACGTGCCGGTCGACGAAACGCTCGATGGCGACGGCCTGAATGCGCTGCGCATGCGCGAGGCCGACCTCGAACGCCATCTGTCGAACGACCGCGACAAGGAAGCCGCCGCGCGCCAGGAAGACATCGAGGAACAAATGCGCCTGTGGGCCGAGGCGCGCGAGCGCAAGCCGCTCGACTACGGCAGCGCCGACGACTTCCAGCTGGCCCAGGCACTGCGCCACCTCAAGGGCGAGAAGGTGCAGTTGTCGCGCCGCGCCGGTGCGGCCGACACCACCCTGGCCCAGCACGCGCGCTGA
- a CDS encoding NADPH-dependent 2,4-dienoyl-CoA reductase, translating to MTDTAYPHLLAPLDLGFTSLKNRVIMGSMHTGLEDRFYNYGKLAAFYRERARGGVGLIVTGGISPNRQGWLLPFGGTLNWVGDVPNHRRVTRAVHEEGGKIVLQILHAGRYGYQPFVVSASGIKSPISKFKPKALDAGGIEATIAAYARCARLAKLAGYDGVEVMGSEGYLLNQFLCARTNKRTDQWGGPIENRMRLPLEVVRRIRAAVGPDFILMYRHSVLDLVEGGNTWDEVVAVAKALEAVGVTILNTGYGWHEARIPTIVTSVPRAAFAEVAGRLRHEVNIPVVASNRINMPVDAEALLAQGSADLVSMARPFLADPDWVAKAATGRSDEINTCIACNQACLDHTFANKRASCLVNPRACHETELVFRKTTRARRVAVVGAGPAGLSAATVAAERGHQVTLFDALDRIGGQFNVAMRVPGKEEFAETIRYFGRKLALTGVDVQLNRRVSREELLAAGYDEVIVATGITTRKPAIAGIDHPKVLSYLDVLRDGKPVGRRVAIIGAGGIGFDMGEFLVHDPAVPLPVPRQHWMSEWGVDPVSSTPGGLMAPVKPHPPRAVWLLQRKSTRPGAGLGKTSGWVHRATLVRNGVQMLAGVQYERIDDAGLHISIGGEARLLEVDNVVICAGQESLAELMPAAPVQGGPRFHKIGGAALASELDAKRAIREGAELAARL from the coding sequence ATGACTGATACCGCATATCCACACCTCCTCGCGCCGCTCGACCTCGGTTTCACGAGCCTGAAGAACCGCGTAATCATGGGCTCGATGCACACCGGGCTCGAAGACCGCTTCTACAACTACGGCAAGCTGGCCGCGTTCTACCGCGAACGCGCGCGCGGCGGCGTCGGCCTGATCGTCACCGGCGGCATCTCGCCGAACCGCCAGGGCTGGCTGCTGCCCTTCGGCGGCACCTTGAACTGGGTCGGCGATGTGCCCAACCACCGGCGCGTCACCCGCGCCGTGCACGAAGAGGGCGGCAAGATCGTGCTGCAGATCCTGCACGCGGGCCGCTATGGCTACCAGCCCTTCGTGGTCTCCGCTTCCGGCATCAAGTCGCCGATCTCGAAGTTCAAGCCGAAGGCGCTCGATGCCGGCGGCATCGAGGCCACCATCGCCGCCTATGCGCGCTGCGCCAGGCTGGCCAAGCTGGCCGGCTACGACGGCGTCGAGGTGATGGGCAGCGAAGGCTATCTGCTCAACCAGTTCCTGTGCGCGCGCACCAACAAGCGCACCGACCAATGGGGCGGCCCGATCGAGAACCGCATGCGCCTGCCGCTCGAGGTGGTGCGCCGCATCCGCGCGGCCGTCGGTCCCGACTTCATCCTGATGTACCGCCACTCGGTGCTCGACCTGGTCGAAGGCGGCAATACCTGGGACGAGGTGGTGGCGGTGGCGAAAGCCCTGGAGGCAGTCGGCGTGACGATCCTGAACACCGGCTATGGCTGGCACGAGGCGCGCATTCCGACCATCGTCACCTCGGTGCCGCGCGCCGCCTTCGCCGAGGTGGCAGGACGCCTGCGCCATGAAGTGAATATTCCGGTCGTCGCCTCGAACCGCATCAATATGCCGGTGGACGCCGAAGCGTTGCTGGCGCAGGGCAGTGCCGACCTGGTGTCGATGGCGCGGCCCTTCCTGGCCGACCCGGACTGGGTCGCCAAGGCGGCCACCGGACGCAGCGACGAGATCAACACCTGCATCGCCTGCAACCAGGCCTGCCTGGATCACACCTTTGCGAACAAGCGCGCCAGCTGCCTGGTCAACCCGCGTGCCTGCCACGAAACCGAGCTGGTGTTCCGCAAGACGACGCGGGCGCGCCGGGTGGCGGTGGTGGGCGCCGGCCCCGCCGGCCTGTCGGCGGCCACGGTGGCGGCCGAACGCGGCCACCAGGTGACGCTGTTCGATGCCCTGGACCGCATCGGCGGCCAGTTCAACGTCGCCATGCGCGTTCCCGGCAAGGAGGAATTCGCCGAGACCATCCGCTACTTCGGGCGCAAGCTCGCGCTCACGGGCGTGGACGTGCAGCTGAACCGGCGCGTCAGCCGCGAGGAGCTGCTGGCGGCGGGCTACGACGAGGTCATCGTCGCCACCGGCATCACCACGCGCAAGCCGGCCATCGCCGGCATCGACCACCCGAAGGTGCTGAGCTACCTCGACGTGCTGCGCGACGGTAAACCGGTCGGCCGGCGCGTGGCCATCATCGGCGCGGGCGGGATCGGTTTCGACATGGGCGAGTTCCTGGTACACGACCCGGCCGTGCCGCTGCCGGTGCCGAGGCAGCACTGGATGAGCGAGTGGGGTGTCGATCCGGTATCGAGCACGCCGGGCGGACTGATGGCGCCGGTAAAACCGCATCCGCCGCGCGCAGTCTGGCTGCTGCAGCGCAAGAGCACCCGGCCGGGCGCCGGCCTGGGCAAGACCTCGGGCTGGGTACACCGCGCGACCCTGGTGCGCAACGGCGTGCAGATGCTGGCGGGGGTGCAGTACGAGCGCATCGACGACGCCGGCCTGCATATCAGCATCGGGGGCGAGGCGCGCCTGCTGGAAGTGGACAACGTGGTGATCTGCGCGGGGCAGGAGAGCCTGGCGGAGCTGATGCCGGCGGCGCCTGTTCAAGGCGGGCCGCGCTTCCACAAGATCGGCGGCGCCGCGCTGGCGTCCGAACTGGACGCCAAGCGCGCGATCCGCGAGGGGGCCGAGCTGGCCGCCCGGCTTTAA
- a CDS encoding beta-ketoacyl-ACP synthase III, translating to MKPVVISGTGLFTPPYSISNDELVTAYNAYVELYNQEHAAAIAAGETVALEPSSSAFIEKASGIKSRYVMEKEGILDPARMTARIPERADEQVSLQAEMCVAAAREALARAGKQPGDIDMVLVACSNMQRPYPAMAVEVQDALGIEGFGFDMNVACSSATFGIQTAVDAVRSGRARAVLMLNPEITSGHLNFRDRDSHFIFGDACTAVIVEAADTATSAHQWEILDSKLKTKFSNNIRNNFGFMNRFDEAGVGAPDKLFRQQGRKVFKEVCPMAAETIADTVRNAGLEVKDVARYWLHQANLNMNLLITRTLLGRDAEPNEAPVILDTYANTSSAGSIIAFHKYQDDLPSGANGVICSFGAGYSIGCVVLRKK from the coding sequence ATGAAACCTGTCGTGATCAGCGGCACCGGCCTGTTTACGCCGCCGTATTCCATCTCCAACGATGAGCTGGTAACGGCCTACAACGCCTACGTCGAACTGTACAACCAGGAACACGCCGCCGCCATCGCCGCCGGCGAAACCGTCGCGCTGGAGCCGTCCAGCAGTGCCTTCATCGAGAAAGCCTCCGGCATCAAGTCGCGCTACGTGATGGAGAAAGAAGGCATCCTCGACCCGGCCCGCATGACCGCCCGCATCCCGGAACGCGCCGACGAACAGGTCTCGCTGCAGGCCGAGATGTGCGTGGCCGCGGCGCGCGAAGCATTGGCGCGCGCCGGCAAGCAGCCGGGCGACATCGACATGGTGCTGGTGGCCTGCTCCAACATGCAGCGTCCCTACCCGGCCATGGCGGTCGAGGTGCAGGATGCGCTCGGCATCGAGGGCTTCGGCTTCGACATGAACGTGGCTTGCTCCTCGGCCACCTTCGGCATCCAGACCGCGGTCGACGCGGTGCGCAGCGGCCGCGCACGCGCCGTCCTGATGCTGAACCCGGAAATCACCAGCGGCCACCTGAACTTCCGTGACCGCGACAGCCACTTCATCTTCGGCGACGCCTGCACCGCGGTGATCGTGGAAGCAGCCGACACCGCGACCAGCGCCCACCAGTGGGAAATCCTGGACAGCAAGCTGAAGACCAAGTTCTCGAACAACATCCGCAACAATTTCGGTTTCATGAACCGCTTCGACGAAGCCGGCGTCGGCGCCCCGGACAAGCTGTTCCGCCAGCAGGGCCGCAAGGTGTTCAAGGAAGTGTGCCCGATGGCGGCCGAGACGATTGCCGACACGGTCAGGAACGCCGGCCTCGAGGTCAAGGACGTGGCGCGCTACTGGCTGCACCAGGCCAACCTGAACATGAACCTGCTGATCACCCGCACCCTGCTGGGCCGCGACGCCGAACCGAACGAAGCGCCGGTGATCCTCGACACCTATGCGAATACCTCGTCGGCCGGGTCGATCATTGCCTTCCACAAGTACCAGGACGACCTGCCGAGCGGCGCCAATGGCGTGATCTGCTCGTTCGGGGCGGGTTATTCGATCGGCTGCGTGGTGCTGCGCAAGAAGTAA
- a CDS encoding cytochrome c5 family protein — protein sequence MSDAHNEHQSVIRTPKQLVAAVAGFFLVIVIGIILLVIFATNDRLTGAGTDSQSAEAVAARLQPVAEEGFTLVDANAPKVLQAGNAVYAAVCAACHDSGAAGAPKVGDNAGWAQRISQGYDTLVKHAIEGIRAMPAKGGNPDLDDLEVARAVVFMTNKSGASFKEPAAPAAPAEATPAADTAAAAPAPTAAAPAAPAPAATPAAAPAVAAADTGKTLYNSACVACHGAGIAGAPKVGDKAAWAPRLAQGNAVLYEHAIKGFQGKAGVMPPKGGSTAPDADVKAAVDFMIASAK from the coding sequence ATGAGCGACGCACACAACGAACACCAATCCGTGATCCGTACCCCCAAGCAGCTGGTTGCAGCGGTCGCGGGGTTTTTCCTGGTCATCGTCATCGGCATTATCCTCCTCGTGATTTTCGCCACCAATGATCGCCTTACCGGCGCCGGTACCGACAGCCAGAGCGCAGAGGCCGTTGCCGCGCGCCTGCAGCCGGTTGCCGAAGAAGGCTTTACCCTGGTCGATGCCAACGCTCCCAAGGTTCTGCAGGCAGGCAACGCGGTGTACGCCGCCGTGTGTGCAGCCTGCCACGACAGCGGCGCGGCCGGCGCTCCGAAAGTCGGCGACAACGCTGGCTGGGCGCAGCGCATTTCCCAAGGTTATGACACCCTCGTCAAGCATGCGATCGAAGGCATTCGCGCCATGCCGGCCAAGGGCGGCAATCCGGATCTGGACGATCTCGAGGTGGCACGCGCCGTGGTGTTCATGACCAACAAGAGCGGCGCCTCGTTCAAGGAACCGGCAGCACCCGCAGCACCGGCTGAAGCGACTCCCGCCGCCGACACCGCTGCCGCCGCACCAGCCCCGACTGCCGCCGCTCCTGCCGCTCCCGCACCTGCAGCGACGCCTGCCGCAGCTCCGGCCGTCGCAGCCGCCGATACCGGCAAGACCCTGTATAACAGCGCCTGCGTGGCCTGCCACGGTGCCGGCATCGCCGGTGCACCGAAAGTCGGCGACAAGGCAGCCTGGGCACCGCGCCTGGCGCAAGGCAACGCCGTGCTGTACGAGCACGCCATCAAGGGCTTCCAGGGCAAGGCCGGCGTCATGCCGCCCAAGGGCGGTTCGACCGCACCGGATGCTGACGTGAAAGCAGCGGTTGACTTCATGATTGCTTCTGCAAAATAA
- a CDS encoding M13 family peptidase produces MKRHLLSAAALVLVASLAQAEPGNAAGAAKSGTKAATLSSGIALEYVEPSVRPQDDFFQHLNGKWLKNVEIPADKSTWGAFHQLRDDTLPQLRAIIEKAAATKNPAAGSEVQKIGDFYASYMDEARLEKLGISPLKGELAKIAAVKDKSELPAMFAHLGKMGVNVPFVFYIHQDAKDSTKYVADLYQAGLGMPDRDYYLKSDDAKLAGIRAKYQQHVEKLLAMAGGKNAAASAKAIVDLETELAKAQWTKVENRDPIKTYNKVELAKLDELAPGYDWNAWLAATGLQGKTDYVIVSQPSYLKGFAEVLNRVPLETWKTYLQLQLVNSYASYLSKPFVDQRFAFNGTVLSGIPQLEPRWKRGVSTLEANLGDAVGKLYVKEHFPAERKARMEVLVKNLLEAYRQSIDTLDWMSPATKKEAQAKLAKFTPKIGYPNKWKDYASLDVKRDDLVGNVMRAREVEYQRELNKLGKPIDRDEWGMTPQTVNAYYNPELNEIVFPAAILQPPFFDAKADDAVNYGGIGAVIGHEISHGFDDQGSQYDGDGNMRNWWTKEDGEKFAEKTKVLIQQYGGYSPLPGYKVNGELTLGENIGDNSGLAIAYKAYKLSLNGKPAPVINGLTGDQRFYMGWGQVWRSKMREPAQIAQVKTDPHSPGQFRANGTLKNQPGFYEAFGVKEGDKMYLAPKDRVIIW; encoded by the coding sequence ATGAAACGACATCTGCTGAGCGCTGCGGCGCTCGTCCTGGTGGCTTCGCTGGCCCAGGCGGAACCCGGCAACGCGGCCGGCGCCGCCAAGAGCGGTACCAAGGCGGCCACGCTGTCGTCCGGCATCGCGCTGGAATACGTGGAGCCTTCGGTGCGCCCGCAGGACGACTTCTTCCAGCACCTGAACGGCAAATGGCTCAAGAATGTCGAGATCCCGGCCGACAAGTCGACCTGGGGCGCCTTCCACCAGCTGCGCGACGACACCCTGCCGCAACTGCGTGCGATTATCGAGAAAGCCGCCGCCACCAAGAATCCGGCCGCCGGCTCGGAAGTGCAGAAGATCGGCGATTTCTACGCCAGCTACATGGACGAGGCACGCCTGGAAAAGCTGGGTATCTCGCCGCTGAAGGGCGAGCTGGCGAAGATCGCGGCCGTCAAGGACAAGTCCGAGTTGCCGGCCATGTTCGCGCACCTGGGCAAGATGGGCGTGAACGTGCCCTTTGTGTTCTACATCCACCAGGACGCCAAGGATTCGACCAAGTACGTGGCCGACCTGTACCAGGCCGGCCTGGGCATGCCTGACCGCGACTACTACCTGAAGTCGGACGACGCCAAGCTGGCCGGCATCCGCGCCAAGTACCAACAGCATGTGGAGAAGCTGCTGGCCATGGCCGGCGGCAAGAACGCCGCCGCCAGCGCCAAGGCGATCGTCGACCTGGAAACCGAACTGGCCAAGGCCCAGTGGACCAAGGTCGAGAACCGCGACCCGATCAAGACCTATAACAAGGTCGAGCTGGCGAAGCTGGACGAGCTGGCCCCGGGCTACGACTGGAACGCCTGGCTGGCCGCCACCGGCCTGCAGGGCAAGACCGATTACGTCATCGTCAGCCAGCCGAGCTACCTGAAGGGCTTTGCCGAGGTCCTGAACCGGGTGCCGCTCGAGACCTGGAAGACCTATCTGCAGCTGCAGCTGGTCAACAGCTACGCCAGCTACCTGTCGAAACCATTCGTGGACCAGCGCTTCGCCTTCAACGGTACCGTCCTGTCGGGCATCCCGCAGCTGGAACCGCGCTGGAAGCGCGGCGTCTCGACGCTGGAAGCCAACCTCGGCGACGCAGTGGGCAAGCTGTACGTGAAGGAGCACTTCCCGGCCGAGCGCAAGGCGCGCATGGAAGTCCTGGTGAAGAACCTGTTGGAAGCCTACCGCCAGTCGATCGACACCCTCGACTGGATGAGCCCTGCCACCAAGAAGGAAGCGCAGGCCAAGCTGGCCAAGTTCACCCCGAAGATCGGTTACCCGAACAAGTGGAAGGATTACGCGTCGCTCGACGTCAAGCGTGACGACCTGGTCGGCAACGTGATGCGCGCGCGCGAAGTCGAATACCAGCGCGAGCTGAACAAGCTGGGCAAGCCGATCGACCGCGACGAATGGGGCATGACGCCGCAGACCGTCAACGCCTACTACAACCCGGAACTGAACGAGATCGTGTTCCCGGCCGCGATCCTGCAGCCGCCGTTCTTCGACGCCAAGGCCGACGACGCGGTGAACTACGGCGGCATCGGCGCCGTGATCGGCCACGAGATCAGCCACGGCTTCGACGACCAGGGCTCGCAGTACGACGGCGACGGCAACATGCGCAACTGGTGGACCAAAGAAGACGGCGAGAAGTTTGCCGAGAAGACCAAGGTCCTGATCCAGCAGTACGGCGGCTACAGCCCGCTGCCGGGCTACAAGGTCAACGGCGAACTGACCCTCGGCGAGAACATCGGCGACAACTCGGGCCTGGCAATCGCCTACAAGGCCTATAAATTGTCGCTGAACGGCAAGCCGGCCCCGGTGATCAACGGCCTCACCGGCGACCAGCGCTTCTACATGGGCTGGGGCCAGGTGTGGCGCTCGAAGATGCGCGAGCCGGCCCAGATCGCCCAGGTCAAGACCGATCCGCACTCGCCGGGCCAGTTCCGCGCCAACGGCACGCTGAAGAACCAGCCGGGCTTCTACGAAGCCTTCGGCGTGAAGGAAGGCGACAAGATGTACCTGGCGCCGAAGGACCGCGTGATCATCTGGTAA